The DNA sequence CTTAGACGTGTCCCGCGACGGTCACTACTTGCGCGTGGACACGCGCTGTCCCAACGTGGTCGAAATAAGCCGACTGCAAGCGAAGTTTGTCGTGCGGGTACCAATGAAGCGCGCGCACGACCCCCTGTCCGTCCCATCGAGGCCCCTTGTGAGGCAGAATTCTTCGGTGACATTGAGCTCCAGTGAAGTGTGTTCAGGGTTTGTGCCGAGTCAGGAATGGAAGCGTCGACCACCCCAACTCAGTACGGTGCAGATTCAATTTATTGGCGAAGTGGAGCATGCCGTGGCGAGGTGTTTTCCCTCACTATTGCATATCATGGGAGCGGTAAAGGGGAGCGAATGGGTAGCGGATTCGCCAATAGAAATCATATCTGAATCTAAGTGTTCCAAAACCCCGAATGATGAGGGAGGCTCACCAGAAGTGGATTGTGGATTCTCTAGTCAACCTCGGGCAGACGCGGCGAATGATTGTAACCAGGTGACATTTAGAGGGAGCTTTGCACTCGGTAACATTGATGTGTGCATGATTCAGTCCGAAATGAACTTTCTCCAAATAAAGGGTACTGGGCTCGCGGGGTTTGGGGAAGCGCGGGCAGAAGCTATCAACTCGCGGGAGTGCGTGAAGACGCATGTTCTAACAGAAGCATTCTCTGAGCGGATTAAACGGCAATTACGTGCATGGGCGGACAGAGCCCGCACAGCCGCCCCCAAGGGTCACTATCCCACTCCTCCTTCCGTGACACCTCAGCTGCGTATGAAAAATAGCGGGTTCTTCGCAGCGGAGACCATGAGGCTGCAATACGTTGCAGACGTGGTAGCACCTTGTACAGATGGGTTTGAAGTTATCGATTATGAGGAGGTGAGTGAGAAAACTCACCGTCAGGATCCGCGCGTCTTCGTTGCGAGCACTAAACAGCTTCGGGTTGACATGCACCATGCTGAACAAGAAGGCCCTCGGGGTAGTGCCGAAGGGTGTAAAACGGACCCACCAGACACCAGTTGGGTAGCTGACAGCTCTGAAAAAGGTGAACAGGTCAATGTGCAAGTGGACATTGGAAGTGCGGTGCTATCACTGCCATATCGACCGAAGGCTAGTGAAATTGTGCAGCCGCAACTTCAACAGTGGGTTCACGAATGGCTGGGCCCGTCGGTACTACAAACAATGTACACTTCGCAGACGGTTTTGGCCGGCGGCTATCACCTCGGGGTGAGACCACAGAGCAAGATATATGCATGCTGCTGTTCTTTGCGAGTTCGTGACGCGCTTCTGCAGAGTGACCTTCCACAAAATATGACTTCTAACCTGACGATTCCCCTTGCGTCGCTTTTCTTGAATGCCTCCTCAGAGGGGCGATTGGCACTAAAGGGGCATTTGCATCCCACCAAACTATCATCGTCCAGCCCAACGTCTGGAAGACACACAATGAGTCTGCCAAATATTTTCGTTTTCTACAACAGTGATCGGCTAAGGCGTTCGGGCATGTGCCTGACAGAAACCGTGGAAGTGACCGTGTCTCCCATCATCGTTAGTcacttgctttttattttcaaccGGGCGTCGACCGTACGCTCAACCCTTACAAAGATTTTCAAACCAGGAGAAGCCGAACAGGTGGATCCACAGCAAAAAGTGGGAAATTTAAATCTTCAAGACAACCAGAGGAGAAAGAGTAACTTTTTACTGCTGGTCGAAGGACTCCGCATATCTTATCTCACCTCCATGACTAACATGCGCTTTTCCGCCTGGCGGTTAAAGGGGAGGATGTACACAACCGAGGATGATGACTTGTGCAGGTCCCATATGACTCTGAAAGTCGCGAATGTGCAGGTCGCCCTTGTGGACCGTGATGACTATGATCAACTTCAAACCTTCCTTCACCAGTCGGAGTACCTTCAGAAACGTGCGGAGAGCTCGAGTGGGAGATCTTCGAAAGAAAAACTGATGTCGTCTTCGTTGCCAAATTCACTGGATCAGGAACGAAAGCGGTCGATCAGCACGCTCAACGGGTTTATATGGGGTCTATTCGAAACGTCTCTCACATTGTCCACTGGGCGGAGTGATACAAATGAACTCCACTCAGCACTTAAAAGCATTGCTGCAACTGCGCCTGTGAGAACCTCTGTAAGTCTTCGCAGTTTGGGGAACGTGGGCAATACCGCCACACGCTGGAACGTGGCCATATTTTCACCGCTTCTTATCGCCCGCGTTGGGTTAGCTCAACTGTTGCAGCAATCAATTGATGAGGCGAAGGAACTGGCGGACAAAATGCACCGAGCTGCAAGGCGCGAAAGTCGGAAATACCACCGTCAACTCGCAAAATCCGCTGTGTATCAGCGTTTAACGCGCTTAGAGCGGCGGGAAAGCCAACAAATGCTTAGCACACAACGTCAACAGGTAGAGCGCCTTATTGCGTTAACAAACAATGTAATACCAGGGCAAAGTGGGGCAAGTCAGCGACGCGCTTCAATTGCGCTTTCGGTGGAACCAAGTTGTGAGGACGTGGTGGAGGGAAGTATATTCCAAACCACCTCCGACCATAAGTTCTTCGTGACGATGACTAATTTTCTTGCTGTTGTCCCGTTTGGGGACGCGCCTTATCGTACAATATTGGAGGGCACCACCGACGCCTCCCACCGTGGATGCCCCAGTGATGTTTTATTAAACCGCAAGGACTTTGTTCCGACTATGGCGATGAAGGTGAAGGTGGAGGGCACTACTGTTGTGTGCCGAGCCCTCATGTCACAGCAGCGAGTGCCCCTGTTGCCAACCAAATCAGTAGGGGCACTGCGAAGCGACGGTATCGGTGCTTTTTTGGGTGCCACTGATTCTTCCACAGGGACGAGGCAGATATTTACGTCGAAGTTTATGCTTAGTGATGCGCACTTTTACTGCAGTGACGGCTCACCGCTTGAGCGAGGCACATCAGCCAAAAGTGTGCTCAGCAGCACGCACGTATTCGGTGGTATTGGTACCCTCACGAGCCCCGGGAAGGGAGAGTACCGTAATTCGCTTTCGAAGGTATCGTTCAACTCTATTGAAATACCTTTGCATATCAACAGGTGTGGAAGGAGCGTGAGCATTGGGTCGGTAATGGATATGAGTGCCCCGCAGATCTCCGTGTCCACACAAACTGCAAGCATCCTCAGCCAGTTCACGAATGAGATGTCGACCAAGTCTCTTTCTTCCGTCTTCCGGCACCGCGAAGGCGGCGCGGACGCGAAGACAAAATCAGCAGAGGTGATTGCAGAACCGTCTGGTATACATACAGCATCTGGTGGTCCCGAGAGATATAGGcgggaaagaggaaggaggacACATCATACTGATCCAGAGTGCCCAGTAACTAGTGTGCTGCAACAGGCTGAACTGACGCCCATATTGTACAACTTTGACGTGACGGCACGTCTTGAAGCGGGTGAAATGTATGTTTACTCTATTCAAAGAGGTACCGCAACCAACACTAATGCGTCATCGCAGCAACTGGGAAGCACAGTGAACAAGGTAAACCGAACCTCAAAACGACAGGTGAAATTCAAACCCATTGCACCAGGCGGAGAAGCCGAGTTTCCGGGTAGTCCAAGGGTTCCGAGCGGACTTGCAGCCAAAAAGCTGATGTCTGTTCTACTTAAGATACCTCTCCCCGAAGTGACAGCAATGGTAATGGGAAGCTATGGTGGGAGCATGGCAGACGAAGAGCGACTTATCGCCCGCGTGGAGATAAGGGAAAACACAATCGAAATAGATCCCTCCATAATTTCACTAGCCCACGAGATTGAGGAATGGGAGGTGATACAGGCTCGCGATAGTGCAGAGCACGTTGCCAATACACTGAAACTTGTCAAAGGGTGGGAGAGggatgaagaaataaaacatCTCGCCCGCTACTCCACTGTTGCAGATGTGGCGTTGCCGCTTCCCCGCGCGTTCCTGTCCGTGCTATCAAATGCAGAATTACAATCAAAGAAGGCAGTAGCGCACCAAAATTTGGGACGCTTGGGGAACTCTCACCAACCAAAGACAACATCACCACCTTCGCTACAGGATCAAGAGAAAAGGCTTCAGCATGGGCACGAGGATGCGCCAACAAATCATAGTGATGGGAAACGGAAATTACTTAGTGTGCAGATCCGTGTTACAGAGTTCCGTCTTGTGCTAACCACAGAGCCCGCGTCAAACATAAGCTTCACCCTTTCCCTTGATGATCGAGTGGGAAGTGTTGATTTCTTTATAAAGCGGATTCAGACACCATCTACTACGTGGATTGAGGATGTACCAGTGTACAGCCCTCCTGTTGTTCTACTACTACTATGTGTCCGCCGTCTGCGTGTGGAATGTCAAGCCAAGATGGAGGTGAAGTCCGTGGAAATGTATCTGCAAGAAGTGGAAGCGCAAGCAGCACTACAACAGCACGATAATGCTCTGGTGCTCACGAACGTCTACGTACACCTTCCAAGAGATGCATCAAGTAGCGGAAAGATGGAGCTGACGGTGCGCGCTCCATACGTGTCGCAGATGTTCATTTTTCAGGCGTTGTGGCAGCGTAGTTTATTAGAGTCACTGGCCAGCATAAACCGCATTTTTGATCGGGGTGCTGCCATCTtcagggaaaaaatgaaggccAATCCGTATATCCGGCGGCGCGGGGTTGCTACAAAGCAGGCGGAGAGGTCGTTAGTTGTTGCTGTTACGGGATCACACGGAAATGTGCGGGTCGACTTGGGGTCTGGTAACGCCCATTTGGTGTCTGTGGGGAGCATGAGCCTCGCACTGGTGATAGCACAGTCGTCCATTGATCAGGCGCAAAAGGTATGTATCGACGCTTCGGTGAGGAGCATCATGCTCCGCTCAGAGGGAGTTCTTTCCGGCGTGGCGAGGGTTGACACAATATATTTAAAGGGATTCTCTCTATCTAATAGTGGTGGATCAACCAAGGTCGTGCGGTCCCCTGCAGGGCGGACGTTCCGATACTTGCTTTGTGCGCAGAAGTTGCATGCTGTGTTCAAGGAACGGCAACTGAGGGACTTACTCGAGGGCCAGGTTGGGGAAATTATCCTCAACTTCATGGACAGCACGGGCGAAGGGGTTGCGACAAACGTGAGGCTGGACGTATCCTTGAGCCGCAGTAACGTAGTCATAACGCCCAGTACGGCCCCCACTTTCGTGCGTACGTTTACCGATTGGTGTAATATTGTCGCGGAGCAGAGTGCGGCAGCGAAAATGAAGTTGGCGAAATTGGGCATGGAGACGGGCCACACCTCACCAGAAGAGGATAAGGGAGAAAGTGGTCGCCTTGCTGAGCAGGAAGTTGGATTCCATGCTTCTGGAACTCGCGCCGGTAGAGGGTCAAGCAGTCGAGAGGGTCGACCACCCTTGCATGACAATTTCAATATCACGCCATCGTTCGTTGCGATAcccgaagaagaagaacaggGTCAAGATAAGGTCATTAAAAGCAAGGATGGGACGTGCAGCAGTAGCAATAGTGATGCAGAGAGCACTTCCTATATTCCATTTATGGGCAACAAACTCACTCGTATTCCCTGCGGGTCAATAGAGGTTGTGCTTGATCGCTCTTCCATCCTTCTTGGCAACGCCTCGGGCGGTGTGGATAAGGCAGGTTGCATCATAGCGACATTCCCGCATGCAACCTTGTCGTTTGCGGAGTGTCCAAGCGAAGAGGACACTGTAGTCAAGCGGGTGTTAGAAATTAATACAAACAACATGGAGCTTTATCGACCCGGAGCAACGAAGGTGCTTATTCTTGGTTTCCACGGCATCAACAGGTATGAATTCTACACTCGTCAGAAAGTTGGAAGCAGTGAAGTGGGTTATGTGATGACCCTCCATCAAGTGCACCCGTGGACAGGTAATCCTGGTTTGCAGGATTTCCAGGAATTAATTCAACTCGTCCGATCCTTCAAGGCGACGAAGAAGACCAAACCATTCCAGCGCTTCGGCGAGATTGATGACATGTGGAACGCACCTGAAGGCTCGATGCCGATGACACCACCGGGGGCGGATAACAGAGCCCCAACCAGCACAGCTGTTgtagaggaggaaggggagagaGGAGGCGTCGATGCGGATATCGCCATCTCTAGTTCCAGTGTAACTGGGCTTGTAGCCACTTCATTGTCTGATATGAGTTCAAGAAAAGGCAAGAAAGCTGTGGACAAGCGCTATATGAAACCGCTGCGCAATGTGCAGTTTGCCCCTCAGTTACGCTTCGGTGGTGCAGTTGCTGTGAACGTTGATGTAATCCTCAATTGGTTTGGTATAACTAAGAATATGCTCCCTCATATAATCCACACCAAAGCTTGTGATGTATTGGAGGGcgttctttgctttcttgAGGGAGTTGCTGCGGGCCGCACcagaaaaattaaagaatCCTAGTTATTGCTGACTGGCAGGGTACTCACTTATTCACCATCTCCCTCCATGGTCGGTAAACACGTGCCTTCAAAAAGAGTGTTTCCGGTTGCTGTATGTTGTAACGTTATTCGTTTTCGCTActtatctatttttttccgATCGatttgttatatatatatatatatattcttatCGTATTTCTTCCCCTACCTCCCCCGCACGCAGGGTTTTTGCCTGCCTGCTCTGCGAAACCACCTTGAGTGGTGAGTGAAGTGTGAATTaacatattttttattttgcatcTGATCGTTGGTGTTCAGTTACTTGTTTCGCCGATGTACGTGGACGCTTCTCGAAGAGACGACGCCGCGTCGGGCTGATCGTAGTGCTCCTATTTAGTATTTCGCCCTTTCACTCCCATTTTACGCCCGTTGCTCGTCCTGTTTGCACCCAATCCTATGGTCTCCTTTTGTTATTCCACCTTCATTTAGTACAATGCTGAGGATTACGCTCCTAGTAGTTGGTAGGGCGCCACCAGTTATTGGATGCACGCGCAAGGCCCGTTACGCTGGTATTGACGACAACCCCACAATTACCTACAAGCCGTGGGACACGACGGAGCCCCTCATGGCGGATTACGGCTGGACAAGAGGGAAGTTGCCAAAGTTTCGCGCCCGCAGCCCTTTCCACCGGCAACAAATCGCCCGTCGCATGGTCACAGAAATGATTCGAAAGGATTACTGCATTGTTGGAGGCGCACGTGCCCCAGCGCTGCGAATTTTAGCAGACCACGTGGTGGAACTCGCGAAGGCGGGCGACACGGACTCGCGGCAGCAGCTTGCATATTTTCTGCATGACCCCCTGATGGTGGATAAGGCCTTTGATGAATACCCGCGTCGGTTCAAGGATATGAACGCGAAATATGCCATGATGACGCGCCTCAAGAGTCGCCGCCGTACCGACGCAGTGGCCATGTATTTCGTCGAGTACAAGAACCGGGATATGAGTGACAATCACAAGGGCGAAGACTACAGCGCAGGACCGGAGCGTTTTTTCCTCCCACCACGTATTGTGGAAACGGAAAAGGGCATTCAGCGTCCACCGCACATGCAAATGGCATTTGATCGTTGGGCAAGCAAATTCAAAACAGAAGAGTTTCACCATTGGTGGCGTCTCCGCCACGCGAAGCTGCGGTACTGGGGTGTGCGGAATGTGCCGCATCCAAGCGATGTTGATCCTCTATGGacagagaaggaggaagaggaatggCATAACGAAATGCTTGCAAACACGGGGGAATATGAAGACTTGGATCTTGACGATGAAAGCTACACAGCGGCGGGTGAGGGTGGGGAGCCGTCCCCCGCCGGTGATGGTCCGCAGCCACAGCGAGTCGGATGAAAAATGCAGTTGTTTGGAAAGCGTTTCATCTGATTGAGCCTGGCCGCGATGAAGAGCATCGGTAACTGAAGTGAATTGGGATTATGTGGAATCTTCTGCGCGTCGTAGACGATTTCTTACGTCTCTCTGCTATCGTTCtctacattttctttttttgttcgcgtACGCAACGTGCCTTCGTAACATCGTCTTCAACTTCCCTACTTGCGAAAGTGTGGACAATGCCCTGTCTTTACTTCATTAGCTCTCTTTGTTTTAGTGTAGAGGcgggaaaggaggagagagTTTAAGTTTGTTGCCGGTGGAACCAGGTGAGTAGTAGTCATTTAGAGAAAAGGGTTTGccggaatatatatatatatatatataagcaaaTTAGGCTCACAGTGGTAGAACTCCACTGCCGTTGAACAGGCGACAACGTTTGCCTGTTTTTTTGTAACCGCCTCTACAACTGGTGAGTGTCCCTCCCACTCCGACGGCCTGCATTTGATTGGGTAAACGCACCCAACGGTTATTGATacgaagaaggaaacaaaggcaaaagcgaagagaaaataaagaaaaacgatGTCACCatggaaaaaggaggaggaagtgtgCGGAAAACCTACACAATATAATCTACAAACCTGTGAATACAATTGGCGGTCACTTCCAGATACGCACTTTACATTTGAGGCTCAGAATAGGCGCCGAAGACACATCGGTATTCTTCCCGGGTTGCAAGGAACTGAGAAATACGAGGCCCGAAAGATTCCGCCGATGGAATCACCACGCGCTGATCCATCACCCCCTGTATGGGACGCCAGACCACCAgcgctgccgctgcaaccGTTATCACAACCCACTCTCAACATTCTTCCATGGTCACATGAGGGTTTACGCCAAATGATTATGGCAAACAATATGGAAGCGCAGCACTCGTACCTGCGTGGAGTGTAGTGTAGTGGAAATTAGTAGGTGAAGAAGGGGGTCAATGATCCCCTACGTTAATGTATTGAAAATTGTCATGCTCAGAAGTACTATTACACAACTTTGACTATTTTTGGAAGACCGGAGCGGCTCCTCTATACACCTCTGGGGCAAGCGAGTGTGGTGCCGCCGGTGTGtttcaagtttctttttgtcggtgttttgttctttcttctttttcttcttttttctttttttgctgccgttCACGTGGCAATCTTTTTAAATGTGGAGTATGTGGGGCTTATGGAGTGGCCAGGGTGTACCACCTAAAGAAATTACGTAATCATCTACCTTAGAATAAACGACGGGAAGACGAGTGCTGTGGCATGCTTAAAAGCCTCGAGTTCGTTCTTCTGCGTTCAAACATACACATACTCTGCGTAATTACATGCCATGGAAGCAGCATGTGCCCTCAAGATGGTTTGGTGCTAGACCATGTGCTGTTGGAttttgttttggttgttatgttttttttctttttctttttcttttgctcctctcctctcctcttcgccttccgttttgtttttaatttttcgtCCCTTGTACGCGGCTGCACGCTCCTTTAGTTAACAGTTTTCGTGTTGTCTCCTTGAGGCGTTTTACACAGatatttcgtttttgttcgtttgtaaTCATCTTATTCTCGCTGGTGAGCAACTTCCCGTGCTTTCAACGTGcatgagtttttttttgttttttttttgtgtgtgtggggagggccctgtttatgtgcaaaataaataagtatcATGAGGGGATCTTTCTCTTACATTTTGGATGACTGGCATAATAAACACACGCGTGGCGCAATTGTTGCCAGTTGGAAGGACCGTGAATAAAATgtattttgcttttctgttgtctttttttttctttttttttaatctcttttATACCTAACTTGACGCCAGTTGTTACGCCAAATCTGTAACacggaaacaaaagaaatgtgtttgtatgcggtttgggttttctttttttcttctttttctctttttttggaaaaaaaaatgagggacAAACTGTTCGGTGCAGGTAAGTTCAATAACCCTTTTGCTCGTGCAGTCACGTtgcccttcccctttttatttttacctcCCTCAATTTCATTCATTTCTCTtccgtttgtttcttttacgTCCCACTCACATTTATTGTTtcacaaaagagaaggaaggaagagttccaactcactttttttttacgcttAACTTTTAATCCCCACAACTACTAAATAATCCCGCCAAGATGCCCAAGAATATGGGAAAGGGCGGCAAGTCCTTTAAAGCCGGTAACGCGAAGGGAATCATGCAAAACCAAAAGCGTGAGATCGTTTTGGCTAACCCTGACGAAAATGAGGAATATGCGCAGGTGAAGAAACCTCTCGGTAATCTTCGACTTGAGCTGCAGTTAGCCGACGGTAGCAAAGTTATTGGTGTCATTCGAGGGGCGATGGTCCGCAAGGTTTGGATTGGTCAAGGTGATGTCGTGTTGGTTTCGAAGCGGGAGTTCAACGAaaatgatgttgttgatgttattCACCGTTACACGCCGCAGGAGGTGCGAAAACTTGTTAAGAAGGAAATTATCCCTCGTGACTTCCGCTCAGCAGACGAGCGCGACGCCAACAACGCCCACTCCGATTATGTGTTCGTGGCTGAGAATGACGAGgacgacgatgatgatgatgacgacgacGACGCCAAAGTCATCGACCGCCATAAGGTCGTCTTGGATGACCCGCTGGCAAACTTTGACGACCTCTGACAACCgtggggaaggaggggaagaaaagaaaaagaaaaaaaagaagtaataaaaacaacaacaacaaaaaaaaaaaagaaaagagaaatgtgACTATTTGTGagctccctccctctctctcgGGCGATGACGGTGCCATCAGTTAGGCGCGCTATACAAGAGTGCATATTTTGAGCTTCTCACTACTTGCTCACACTATACGACTTCACTTCAGCAAACTGCTTCTCAcatctccctctttttttttatttctttcaaaCCTCGCCATTCGGCGCCACTCCAATATGTGGGTAGTTTTCAGCATAGGTTTTTTTGTTAACCGTAAAATAGATTAAACAAGGGAAGGTGTGGAATAAAAGATGCAAGTGCGAATGGAGGAGAGGGGATGAAGTTCGATACATGTGGATATCAGACGCTTGAAGAGTAAGTGGACCGTAACTAAGCAACGACAGTAGTTAAAAGTAGCTAATCAAGTATCCCCAAATactgcaaaataaaaatagtaataataataataatgtgtgCTCCGCTGTGTTTACATGTTAGAAGTGTATGAAGTCGAGATGCGCTGGTATGTGACATTCATCTATCGATGGTAGCATTTGCCTTTCACGTACATTATCACAAACTTCCCCCTGTTAATTAcctttcgttgtttttgtttttgttttttttttgtttttctcctgcgCATGACTGTATTACCTCATGTAACCACGCTGGTTCTTCTCATGTCGTTGTTATGTTGGTCGTAAGTCttcgatgatgatgatgtcaAATGTCTTTggtacacaaacacgcagGGAACCGCAACGCTCTGTTGGGCAATTCCATGTTACAGACAGTGGAAATGCTAAGTCGCCACAGTCACTCACTTTGAGTTTTTAGTCACCGCTATTGAAACTACATGATATTTCGCAAAAAGAACGAGTGTAGCACGTGCCTTCATTTCCCATGGAGATAGGAGTCGGACATTCCACTCAATGAGGGCCTTgaagggttagggttatggGAGCGTTAAGGCTTGTTTTTGAAATATTATTAACCTGTCACGCACTACTGAGCCAGCGTGTGCACTCgcataacatatatatatatatatatatatatatatatatattaattatTTGTTCAGCCCTAGTTACTTGTCGTCCACATGCTTTCCCTCCCCATCCTACCCAAGAGCAGCTAACTGCCGTGGGTGGAATTGGTGAGTACCGTCAAACTGTTTGGTGTAATATTTCGTCTACATACCTGAGTATCCAcgctctcctttttttttttttggttgcgctCTCACGACAATGCAAATACGcatcaaaaataataataataacgtgACAGACAATACCGGTACTGTTTCGCTAACGCGATGACCACAGCCGGTCAGTCTGATGCATTTACACGAGTATCATTACATAGTGTAACCGCGCTCGGTAAGTGCCCTGCGCCATTTAGTGACCCAATCGCCGTGAAGGTCGTGCTCGAGGTATTTGGCTGCCCACCAAAGCACTCGATAGATGTAAAATTCACGTGGAAGCCAATATGGGACTTTCCAGTGGATCAAGTGCTTGATGAATTTGAGGTTGGCCCACTCGCCACTGTTGGAAAGCACGAATTAGTGTTACACAGTGATCCTCCGGATGTTGCGAAAATACCGGATCCCACAGGGCCCACGGCACTCACAATCGCTTTTACCTATAGGGGAAAACAATTCCTGCACATTGGTTACAACGCGGTTGTACTTTGTGAAGGAGAAATGCCTGATGTGTTTGAGGATGCGGCGATGTTGAGCCGACAGCTGACGCAATGCTTCAAAAAGGAGACCACCATCGCGTGGGATGAGGACCACGAAGATGTGGAGGAGAAAACAGTTATTAACGGTAAAGATAATGATATTAGCGATGTTAAGGAAAAAGATCACAATGGCCACGCGGCATATGATGACGAAGCCAAGGTACCCGAAGGGGTTTccccaacgaaaaaaaaagctagGTGTGAAGGGAGCCTGTcacaagaaggagagaaagaaaagcaccaCCGTTAAATCGTTGTTTTGAAACAATGCAATGTTCtggttcttttcttttgtttttttttttaaaattctgtCCGAGTGCTG is a window from the Trypanosoma brucei brucei TREU927 chromosome 8, complete sequence genome containing:
- a CDS encoding eukaryotic translation initiation factor 1A, putative; this encodes MPKNMGKGGKSFKAGNAKGIMQNQKREIVLANPDENEEYAQVKKPLGNLRLELQLADGSKVIGVIRGAMVRKVWIGQGDVVLVSKREFNENDVVDVIHRYTPQEVRKLVKKEIIPRDFRSADERDANNAHSDYVFVAENDEDDDDDDDDDDAKVIDRHKVVLDDPLANFDDL
- a CDS encoding 50S ribosomal protein L17, putative, with protein sequence MLRITLLVVGRAPPVIGCTRKARYAGIDDNPTITYKPWDTTEPLMADYGWTRGKLPKFRARSPFHRQQIARRMVTEMIRKDYCIVGGARAPALRILADHVVELAKAGDTDSRQQLAYFLHDPLMVDKAFDEYPRRFKDMNAKYAMMTRLKSRRRTDAVAMYFVEYKNRDMSDNHKGEDYSAGPERFFLPPRIVETEKGIQRPPHMQMAFDRWASKFKTEEFHHWWRLRHAKLRYWGVRNVPHPSDVDPLWTEKEEEEWHNEMLANTGEYEDLDLDDESYTAAGEGGEPSPAGDGPQPQRVG